The following coding sequences are from one Diabrotica virgifera virgifera chromosome 2, PGI_DIABVI_V3a window:
- the LOC114340923 gene encoding uncharacterized protein LOC114340923 isoform X4: protein MKAFLVFVACLGLAVASTADAKNKKVEVEEKKISKRHHDHYSTLNTYGGDLASQSLSSYGGDLSSHSSGLSGYGSGLSGYSSGVSGYDSGLSGYSSEGGYSSGSSSEYSSGSQGYGSDFSGYSSGSHGYGGDLSGYSSGSHGYGGDLSSYSSGSYGYGGDASGYSSGLNGGLLGDSGSVSYGYHSVAPVVHNVHSTHEVRRITQKVPVPVPQPYPVTVTKTVQVPQPVPVEVPKPYPVPVKVPVPYEVPKPYEVKVPQPVAVPVKVHVPVEVPKPYPVHITKTIPVPVEKKIYIKQLVQVPHPVPQPYPVTVTKYEQVKVPTPVYVKERKVVHTYSNSYQNLPEKHIVLKPQVSAQVPQYSNAGYDASSYSSSLGSYGSGYGSNYGSSYGSGYGYGGHGSSSYNLGSYGDSYNSGVSGLGYNNLGGSSSSGLGYGSYGGSSSSGLGYGSLGGSSSSGLGYGSYGGSSSSGLGYGSLGGSSGSYSSWGSSSLSGLGGSSGHLGGHGSSGHGLYGHGSHSYGLGDSSSQYSHSYGHSQAFGHGDDYSGLLKSYVPSKLGGYNNKW, encoded by the exons tTTGTAGCCTGTCTGGGCTTGGCTGTAGCCAGTACCGCAGACGCTAAGAACAAGAAAGTCGAAGTTGAGGAAAAGAAAATCTCAAAACGTCATCATGACCACTACAGCACCCTAAACACCTACGGAGGAGATCTCGCTAGTCAAAGCCTTTCAAGCTATGGTGGTGACCTCTCCAGCCACTCCAGTGGTCTTTCTGGGTACGGTAGCGGTCTTTCAGGATACAGCAGTGGAGTTTCTGGGTACGATAGCGGCCTTTCTGGATACAGCAGTGAAGGCGGTTACAGCAGTGGATCGTCATCTGAATACAGCAGCGGATCCCAAGGATACGGTAGCGATTTTTCTGGATACAGCAGCGGATCCCATGGATATGGTGGCGATCTGTCTGGATACAGTAGCGGATCCCACGGATATGGTGGCGATTTGTCAAGCTACAGCAGCGGATCATATGGATATGGTGGTGATGCATCTGGATACAGCAGTGGCTTAAACGGAGGTCTATTAGGAGATTCAGGTTCTGTATCCTATGGATACCACTCAGTAG cTCCAGTAGTCCACAACGTCCACAGTACCCACGAAGTTCGCCGCATCACCCAAAAAGTTCCAGTACCAGTCCCTCAACCTTACCCTGTTACCGTTACCAAAACCGTCCAGGTACCACAACCAGTGCCTGTGGAAGTTCCAAAACCATACCCAGTACCTGTCAAGGTTCCAGTGCCATACGAAGTACCCAAACCATACGAAGTCAAAGTTCCCCAACCAGTGGCAGTCCCTGTTAAAGTGCACGTACCCGTGGAAGTACCAAAGCCATACCCAGTTCATATCACCAAAACCATCCCCGTTCCAGTTGAAAAGAAAATTTACATTAAG CAATTGGTACAAGTACCACATCCAGTACCACAACCCTACCCTGTGACAGTAACCAAGTATGAACAAGTAAAAGTACCTACTCCTGTTTACGTAAAAGAGCGAAAAGTAGTACACACTTATTCCAACTCATACCAAAACTTGCCTGAGAAGCACATCGTTCTCAAACCTCAAGTTTCTGCACAAGTTCCACAATATTCAAATGCTGGTTATGATGCTTCATCATATAGTAGCTCTCTTGGAAGTTATGGATCTGGATATGGATCTAATTATGGATCTAGTTATGGATCTGGTTATG gTTATGGAGGTCATGGCAGCTCAAGCTACAACTTAGGAAGCTATGGAGACAGCTATAATTCTGGTGTAAGCGGATTAGGATATAACAATTTGGGAGGTTCTAGCTCAAGCGGTTTAGGATATGGCAGTTATGGAGGTTCTAGCTCAAGCGGTTTAGGATATGGCAGTTTGGGAGGTTCTAGCTCAAGCGGTTTAGGATATGGCAGTTATGGAGGTTCTAGCTCAAGCGGATTAGGATATGGCAGTTTGGGAGGTTCCAGTGGAAGCTACAGCAGTTGGGGAAGTTCCAGCTTAAGTGGTCTTGGTGGTTCCAGCGGTCACTTAGGAGGTCATGGAAGTTCTGGTCATGGACTTTATGGTCATGGATCACACTCCTACGGTTTGGGTGACTCAAGTTCACAGTACAGCCATAGCTACGGTCACAGCCAAGCCTTCGGTCATGGTGACGACTACAGTGGTCTTTTAAAATCATATGTTCCAAGCAAGTTAGGTGGTTATAATAACAAATGGTGA
- the LOC114340923 gene encoding uncharacterized protein LOC114340923 isoform X5, with product MVGEEASGGCEGKNMKAFLVFVACLGLAVASTADAKNKKVEVEEKKISKRHHDHYSTLNTYGGDLASQSLSSYGGDLSSHSSGLSGYGSGLSGYSSGVSGYDSGLSGYSSEGGYSSGSSSEYSSGSQGYGSDFSGYSSGSHGYGGDLSGYSSGSHGYGGDLSSYSSGSYGYGGDASGYSSGLNGGLLGDSGSVSYGYHSVAPVVHNVHSTHEVRRITQKVPVPVPQPYPVTVTKTVQVPQPVPVEVPKPYPVPVKVPVPYEVPKPYEVKVPQPVAVPVKVHVPVEVPKPYPVHITKTIPVPVEKKIYIKQLVQVPHPVPQPYPVTVTKYEQVKVPTPVYVKERKVVHTYSNSYQNLPEKHIVLKPQVSAQVPQYSNAGYDASSYSSSLGSYGSGYGSNYGSSYGSGYGYGGHGSSSYNLGSYGDSYNSGVSGLGYNNLGGSSSSGLGYGSYGGSSSSGLGYGSLGGSSGSYSSWGSSSLSGLGGSSGHLGGHGSSGHGLYGHGSHSYGLGDSSSQYSHSYGHSQAFGHGDDYSGLLKSYVPSKLGGYNNKW from the exons ATGGTTGGCGAAGAAGCATCCGGTGGTTGCGAAGGTAAAAACATGAAGGCGTTTTTGGTG tTTGTAGCCTGTCTGGGCTTGGCTGTAGCCAGTACCGCAGACGCTAAGAACAAGAAAGTCGAAGTTGAGGAAAAGAAAATCTCAAAACGTCATCATGACCACTACAGCACCCTAAACACCTACGGAGGAGATCTCGCTAGTCAAAGCCTTTCAAGCTATGGTGGTGACCTCTCCAGCCACTCCAGTGGTCTTTCTGGGTACGGTAGCGGTCTTTCAGGATACAGCAGTGGAGTTTCTGGGTACGATAGCGGCCTTTCTGGATACAGCAGTGAAGGCGGTTACAGCAGTGGATCGTCATCTGAATACAGCAGCGGATCCCAAGGATACGGTAGCGATTTTTCTGGATACAGCAGCGGATCCCATGGATATGGTGGCGATCTGTCTGGATACAGTAGCGGATCCCACGGATATGGTGGCGATTTGTCAAGCTACAGCAGCGGATCATATGGATATGGTGGTGATGCATCTGGATACAGCAGTGGCTTAAACGGAGGTCTATTAGGAGATTCAGGTTCTGTATCCTATGGATACCACTCAGTAG cTCCAGTAGTCCACAACGTCCACAGTACCCACGAAGTTCGCCGCATCACCCAAAAAGTTCCAGTACCAGTCCCTCAACCTTACCCTGTTACCGTTACCAAAACCGTCCAGGTACCACAACCAGTGCCTGTGGAAGTTCCAAAACCATACCCAGTACCTGTCAAGGTTCCAGTGCCATACGAAGTACCCAAACCATACGAAGTCAAAGTTCCCCAACCAGTGGCAGTCCCTGTTAAAGTGCACGTACCCGTGGAAGTACCAAAGCCATACCCAGTTCATATCACCAAAACCATCCCCGTTCCAGTTGAAAAGAAAATTTACATTAAG CAATTGGTACAAGTACCACATCCAGTACCACAACCCTACCCTGTGACAGTAACCAAGTATGAACAAGTAAAAGTACCTACTCCTGTTTACGTAAAAGAGCGAAAAGTAGTACACACTTATTCCAACTCATACCAAAACTTGCCTGAGAAGCACATCGTTCTCAAACCTCAAGTTTCTGCACAAGTTCCACAATATTCAAATGCTGGTTATGATGCTTCATCATATAGTAGCTCTCTTGGAAGTTATGGATCTGGATATGGATCTAATTATGGATCTAGTTATGGATCTGGTTATG gTTATGGAGGTCATGGCAGCTCAAGCTACAACTTAGGAAGCTATGGAGACAGCTATAATTCTGGTGTAAGCGGATTAGGATATAACAATTTGGGAGGTTCTAGCTCAAGCGGTTTAGGATATGGCAGTTATGGAGGTTCTAGCTCAAGCGGTTTAGGATATGGCAGTTTGGGAG GTTCCAGTGGAAGCTACAGCAGTTGGGGAAGTTCCAGCTTAAGTGGTCTTGGTGGTTCCAGCGGTCACTTAGGAGGTCATGGAAGTTCTGGTCATGGACTTTATGGTCATGGATCACACTCCTACGGTTTGGGTGACTCAAGTTCACAGTACAGCCATAGCTACGGTCACAGCCAAGCCTTCGGTCATGGTGACGACTACAGTGGTCTTTTAAAATCATATGTTCCAAGCAAGTTAGGTGGTTATAATAACAAATGGTGA
- the LOC114340923 gene encoding uncharacterized protein LOC114340923 isoform X6, whose protein sequence is MVGEEASGGCEGKNMKAFLVFVACLGLAVASTADAKNKKVEVEEKKISKRHHDHYSTLNTYGGDLASQSLSSYGGDLSSHSSGLSGYGSGLSGYSSGVSGYDSGLSGYSSEGGYSSGSSSEYSSGSQGYGSDFSGYSSGSHGYGGDLSGYSSGSHGYGGDLSSYSSGSYGYGGDASGYSSGLNGGLLGDSGSVSYGYHSVAPVVHNVHSTHEVRRITQKVPVPVPQPYPVTVTKTVQVPQPVPVEVPKPYPVPVKVPVPYEVPKPYEVKVPQPVAVPVKVHVPVEVPKPYPVHITKTIPVPVEKKIYIKQLVQVPHPVPQPYPVTVTKYEQVKVPTPVYVKERKVVHTYSNSYQNLPEKHIVLKPQVSAQVPQYSNAGYDASSYSSSLGSYGSGYGSNYGSSYGSGYGYGGHGSSSYNLGSYGDSYNSGVSGLGYNNLGGSSSSGLGYGSYGGSSSSGLGYGSLGGSSGSYSSWGSSSLSGLGGSSGHLGGHGSSGHGLYGHGSHSYGLGDSSSQYSHSYGHSQAFGHGDDYSGLLKSYVPSKLGGYNNKW, encoded by the exons ATGGTTGGCGAAGAAGCATCCGGTGGTTGCGAAGGTAAAAACATGAAGGCGTTTTTGGTG tTTGTAGCCTGTCTGGGCTTGGCTGTAGCCAGTACCGCAGACGCTAAGAACAAGAAAGTCGAAGTTGAGGAAAAGAAAATCTCAAAACGTCATCATGACCACTACAGCACCCTAAACACCTACGGAGGAGATCTCGCTAGTCAAAGCCTTTCAAGCTATGGTGGTGACCTCTCCAGCCACTCCAGTGGTCTTTCTGGGTACGGTAGCGGTCTTTCAGGATACAGCAGTGGAGTTTCTGGGTACGATAGCGGCCTTTCTGGATACAGCAGTGAAGGCGGTTACAGCAGTGGATCGTCATCTGAATACAGCAGCGGATCCCAAGGATACGGTAGCGATTTTTCTGGATACAGCAGCGGATCCCATGGATATGGTGGCGATCTGTCTGGATACAGTAGCGGATCCCACGGATATGGTGGCGATTTGTCAAGCTACAGCAGCGGATCATATGGATATGGTGGTGATGCATCTGGATACAGCAGTGGCTTAAACGGAGGTCTATTAGGAGATTCAGGTTCTGTATCCTATGGATACCACTCAGTAG cTCCAGTAGTCCACAACGTCCACAGTACCCACGAAGTTCGCCGCATCACCCAAAAAGTTCCAGTACCAGTCCCTCAACCTTACCCTGTTACCGTTACCAAAACCGTCCAGGTACCACAACCAGTGCCTGTGGAAGTTCCAAAACCATACCCAGTACCTGTCAAGGTTCCAGTGCCATACGAAGTACCCAAACCATACGAAGTCAAAGTTCCCCAACCAGTGGCAGTCCCTGTTAAAGTGCACGTACCCGTGGAAGTACCAAAGCCATACCCAGTTCATATCACCAAAACCATCCCCGTTCCAGTTGAAAAGAAAATTTACATTAAG CAATTGGTACAAGTACCACATCCAGTACCACAACCCTACCCTGTGACAGTAACCAAGTATGAACAAGTAAAAGTACCTACTCCTGTTTACGTAAAAGAGCGAAAAGTAGTACACACTTATTCCAACTCATACCAAAACTTGCCTGAGAAGCACATCGTTCTCAAACCTCAAGTTTCTGCACAAGTTCCACAATATTCAAATGCTGGTTATGATGCTTCATCATATAGTAGCTCTCTTGGAAGTTATGGATCTGGATATGGATCTAATTATGGATCTAGTTATGGATCTGGTTATG gTTATGGAGGTCATGGCAGCTCAAGCTACAACTTAGGAAGCTATGGAGACAGCTATAATTCTGGTGTAAGCGGATTAGGATATAACAATTTGGGAGGTTCTAGCTCAAGCGGTTTAGGATATGGCAGTTATGGAG GTTCTAGCTCAAGCGGATTAGGATATGGCAGTTTGGGAGGTTCCAGTGGAAGCTACAGCAGTTGGGGAAGTTCCAGCTTAAGTGGTCTTGGTGGTTCCAGCGGTCACTTAGGAGGTCATGGAAGTTCTGGTCATGGACTTTATGGTCATGGATCACACTCCTACGGTTTGGGTGACTCAAGTTCACAGTACAGCCATAGCTACGGTCACAGCCAAGCCTTCGGTCATGGTGACGACTACAGTGGTCTTTTAAAATCATATGTTCCAAGCAAGTTAGGTGGTTATAATAACAAATGGTGA
- the LOC114340923 gene encoding uncharacterized protein LOC114340923 isoform X1, which produces MVGEEASGGCEGKNMKAFLVFVACLGLAVASTADAKNKKVEVEEKKISKRHHDHYSTLNTYGGDLASQSLSSYGGDLSSHSSGLSGYGSGLSGYSSGVSGYDSGLSGYSSEGGYSSGSSSEYSSGSQGYGSDFSGYSSGSHGYGGDLSGYSSGSHGYGGDLSSYSSGSYGYGGDASGYSSGLNGGLLGDSGSVSYGYHSVAPVVHNVHSTHEVRRITQKVPVPVPQPYPVTVTKTVQVPQPVPVEVPKPYPVPVKVPVPYEVPKPYEVKVPQPVAVPVKVHVPVEVPKPYPVHITKTIPVPVEKKIYIKQLVQVPHPVPQPYPVTVTKYEQVKVPTPVYVKERKVVHTYSNSYQNLPEKHIVLKPQVSAQVPQYSNAGYDASSYSSSLGSYGSGYGSNYGSSYGSGYGYGGHGSSSYNLGSYGDSYNSGVSGLGYNNLGGSSSSGLGYGSYGGSSSSGLGYGSLGGSSSSGLGYGSYGGSSSSGLGYGSLGGSSGSYSSWGSSSLSGLGGSSGHLGGHGSSGHGLYGHGSHSYGLGDSSSQYSHSYGHSQAFGHGDDYSGLLKSYVPSKLGGYNNKW; this is translated from the exons ATGGTTGGCGAAGAAGCATCCGGTGGTTGCGAAGGTAAAAACATGAAGGCGTTTTTGGTG tTTGTAGCCTGTCTGGGCTTGGCTGTAGCCAGTACCGCAGACGCTAAGAACAAGAAAGTCGAAGTTGAGGAAAAGAAAATCTCAAAACGTCATCATGACCACTACAGCACCCTAAACACCTACGGAGGAGATCTCGCTAGTCAAAGCCTTTCAAGCTATGGTGGTGACCTCTCCAGCCACTCCAGTGGTCTTTCTGGGTACGGTAGCGGTCTTTCAGGATACAGCAGTGGAGTTTCTGGGTACGATAGCGGCCTTTCTGGATACAGCAGTGAAGGCGGTTACAGCAGTGGATCGTCATCTGAATACAGCAGCGGATCCCAAGGATACGGTAGCGATTTTTCTGGATACAGCAGCGGATCCCATGGATATGGTGGCGATCTGTCTGGATACAGTAGCGGATCCCACGGATATGGTGGCGATTTGTCAAGCTACAGCAGCGGATCATATGGATATGGTGGTGATGCATCTGGATACAGCAGTGGCTTAAACGGAGGTCTATTAGGAGATTCAGGTTCTGTATCCTATGGATACCACTCAGTAG cTCCAGTAGTCCACAACGTCCACAGTACCCACGAAGTTCGCCGCATCACCCAAAAAGTTCCAGTACCAGTCCCTCAACCTTACCCTGTTACCGTTACCAAAACCGTCCAGGTACCACAACCAGTGCCTGTGGAAGTTCCAAAACCATACCCAGTACCTGTCAAGGTTCCAGTGCCATACGAAGTACCCAAACCATACGAAGTCAAAGTTCCCCAACCAGTGGCAGTCCCTGTTAAAGTGCACGTACCCGTGGAAGTACCAAAGCCATACCCAGTTCATATCACCAAAACCATCCCCGTTCCAGTTGAAAAGAAAATTTACATTAAG CAATTGGTACAAGTACCACATCCAGTACCACAACCCTACCCTGTGACAGTAACCAAGTATGAACAAGTAAAAGTACCTACTCCTGTTTACGTAAAAGAGCGAAAAGTAGTACACACTTATTCCAACTCATACCAAAACTTGCCTGAGAAGCACATCGTTCTCAAACCTCAAGTTTCTGCACAAGTTCCACAATATTCAAATGCTGGTTATGATGCTTCATCATATAGTAGCTCTCTTGGAAGTTATGGATCTGGATATGGATCTAATTATGGATCTAGTTATGGATCTGGTTATG gTTATGGAGGTCATGGCAGCTCAAGCTACAACTTAGGAAGCTATGGAGACAGCTATAATTCTGGTGTAAGCGGATTAGGATATAACAATTTGGGAGGTTCTAGCTCAAGCGGTTTAGGATATGGCAGTTATGGAGGTTCTAGCTCAAGCGGTTTAGGATATGGCAGTTTGGGAGGTTCTAGCTCAAGCGGTTTAGGATATGGCAGTTATGGAGGTTCTAGCTCAAGCGGATTAGGATATGGCAGTTTGGGAGGTTCCAGTGGAAGCTACAGCAGTTGGGGAAGTTCCAGCTTAAGTGGTCTTGGTGGTTCCAGCGGTCACTTAGGAGGTCATGGAAGTTCTGGTCATGGACTTTATGGTCATGGATCACACTCCTACGGTTTGGGTGACTCAAGTTCACAGTACAGCCATAGCTACGGTCACAGCCAAGCCTTCGGTCATGGTGACGACTACAGTGGTCTTTTAAAATCATATGTTCCAAGCAAGTTAGGTGGTTATAATAACAAATGGTGA
- the LOC114340923 gene encoding uncharacterized protein LOC114340923 isoform X3, which produces MVGEEASGGCEGKNMKAFLVFVACLGLAVASTADAKNKKVEVEEKKISKRHHDHYSTLNTYGGDLASQSLSSYGGDLSSHSSGLSGYGSGLSGYSSGVSGYDSGLSGYSSEGGYSSGSSSEYSSGSQGYGSDFSGYSSGSHGYGGDLSGYSSGSHGYGGDLSSYSSGSYGYGGDASGYSSGLNGGLLGDSGSVSYGYHSVAPVVHNVHSTHEVRRITQKVPVPVPQPYPVTVTKTVQVPQPVPVEVPKPYPVPVKVPVPYEVPKPYEVKVPQPVAVPVKVHVPVEVPKPYPVHITKTIPVPVEKKIYIKQLVQVPHPVPQPYPVTVTKYEQVKVPTPVYVKERKVVHTYSNSYQNLPEKHIVLKPQVSAQVPQYSNAGYDASSYSSSLGSYGSGYGSNYGSSYGSGYGYGGHGSSSYNLGSYGDSYNSGVSGLGYNNLGGSSSSGLGYGSYGGSSSSGLGYGSLGGSSSSGLGYGSLGGSSGSYSSWGSSSLSGLGGSSGHLGGHGSSGHGLYGHGSHSYGLGDSSSQYSHSYGHSQAFGHGDDYSGLLKSYVPSKLGGYNNKW; this is translated from the exons ATGGTTGGCGAAGAAGCATCCGGTGGTTGCGAAGGTAAAAACATGAAGGCGTTTTTGGTG tTTGTAGCCTGTCTGGGCTTGGCTGTAGCCAGTACCGCAGACGCTAAGAACAAGAAAGTCGAAGTTGAGGAAAAGAAAATCTCAAAACGTCATCATGACCACTACAGCACCCTAAACACCTACGGAGGAGATCTCGCTAGTCAAAGCCTTTCAAGCTATGGTGGTGACCTCTCCAGCCACTCCAGTGGTCTTTCTGGGTACGGTAGCGGTCTTTCAGGATACAGCAGTGGAGTTTCTGGGTACGATAGCGGCCTTTCTGGATACAGCAGTGAAGGCGGTTACAGCAGTGGATCGTCATCTGAATACAGCAGCGGATCCCAAGGATACGGTAGCGATTTTTCTGGATACAGCAGCGGATCCCATGGATATGGTGGCGATCTGTCTGGATACAGTAGCGGATCCCACGGATATGGTGGCGATTTGTCAAGCTACAGCAGCGGATCATATGGATATGGTGGTGATGCATCTGGATACAGCAGTGGCTTAAACGGAGGTCTATTAGGAGATTCAGGTTCTGTATCCTATGGATACCACTCAGTAG cTCCAGTAGTCCACAACGTCCACAGTACCCACGAAGTTCGCCGCATCACCCAAAAAGTTCCAGTACCAGTCCCTCAACCTTACCCTGTTACCGTTACCAAAACCGTCCAGGTACCACAACCAGTGCCTGTGGAAGTTCCAAAACCATACCCAGTACCTGTCAAGGTTCCAGTGCCATACGAAGTACCCAAACCATACGAAGTCAAAGTTCCCCAACCAGTGGCAGTCCCTGTTAAAGTGCACGTACCCGTGGAAGTACCAAAGCCATACCCAGTTCATATCACCAAAACCATCCCCGTTCCAGTTGAAAAGAAAATTTACATTAAG CAATTGGTACAAGTACCACATCCAGTACCACAACCCTACCCTGTGACAGTAACCAAGTATGAACAAGTAAAAGTACCTACTCCTGTTTACGTAAAAGAGCGAAAAGTAGTACACACTTATTCCAACTCATACCAAAACTTGCCTGAGAAGCACATCGTTCTCAAACCTCAAGTTTCTGCACAAGTTCCACAATATTCAAATGCTGGTTATGATGCTTCATCATATAGTAGCTCTCTTGGAAGTTATGGATCTGGATATGGATCTAATTATGGATCTAGTTATGGATCTGGTTATG gTTATGGAGGTCATGGCAGCTCAAGCTACAACTTAGGAAGCTATGGAGACAGCTATAATTCTGGTGTAAGCGGATTAGGATATAACAATTTGGGAGGTTCTAGCTCAAGCGGTTTAGGATATGGCAGTTATGGAGGTTCTAGCTCAAGCGGTTTAGGATATGGCAGTTTGGGAG GTTCTAGCTCAAGCGGATTAGGATATGGCAGTTTGGGAGGTTCCAGTGGAAGCTACAGCAGTTGGGGAAGTTCCAGCTTAAGTGGTCTTGGTGGTTCCAGCGGTCACTTAGGAGGTCATGGAAGTTCTGGTCATGGACTTTATGGTCATGGATCACACTCCTACGGTTTGGGTGACTCAAGTTCACAGTACAGCCATAGCTACGGTCACAGCCAAGCCTTCGGTCATGGTGACGACTACAGTGGTCTTTTAAAATCATATGTTCCAAGCAAGTTAGGTGGTTATAATAACAAATGGTGA
- the LOC114340923 gene encoding uncharacterized protein LOC114340923 isoform X2, protein MVGEEASGGCEGKNMKAFLVFVACLGLAVASTADAKNKKVEVEEKKISKRHHDHYSTLNTYGGDLASQSLSSYGGDLSSHSSGLSGYGSGLSGYSSGVSGYDSGLSGYSSEGGYSSGSSSEYSSGSQGYGSDFSGYSSGSHGYGGDLSGYSSGSHGYGGDLSSYSSGSYGYGGDASGYSSGLNGGLLGDSGSVSYGYHSVAPVVHNVHSTHEVRRITQKVPVPVPQPYPVTVTKTVQVPQPVPVEVPKPYPVPVKVPVPYEVPKPYEVKVPQPVAVPVKVHVPVEVPKPYPVHITKTIPVPVEKKIYIKQLVQVPHPVPQPYPVTVTKYEQVKVPTPVYVKERKVVHTYSNSYQNLPEKHIVLKPQVSAQVPQYSNAGYDASSYSSSLGSYGSGYGSNYGSSYGSGYGYGGHGSSSYNLGSYGDSYNSGVSGLGYNNLGGSSSSGLGYGSYGGSSSSGLGYGSYGGSSSSGLGYGSLGGSSGSYSSWGSSSLSGLGGSSGHLGGHGSSGHGLYGHGSHSYGLGDSSSQYSHSYGHSQAFGHGDDYSGLLKSYVPSKLGGYNNKW, encoded by the exons ATGGTTGGCGAAGAAGCATCCGGTGGTTGCGAAGGTAAAAACATGAAGGCGTTTTTGGTG tTTGTAGCCTGTCTGGGCTTGGCTGTAGCCAGTACCGCAGACGCTAAGAACAAGAAAGTCGAAGTTGAGGAAAAGAAAATCTCAAAACGTCATCATGACCACTACAGCACCCTAAACACCTACGGAGGAGATCTCGCTAGTCAAAGCCTTTCAAGCTATGGTGGTGACCTCTCCAGCCACTCCAGTGGTCTTTCTGGGTACGGTAGCGGTCTTTCAGGATACAGCAGTGGAGTTTCTGGGTACGATAGCGGCCTTTCTGGATACAGCAGTGAAGGCGGTTACAGCAGTGGATCGTCATCTGAATACAGCAGCGGATCCCAAGGATACGGTAGCGATTTTTCTGGATACAGCAGCGGATCCCATGGATATGGTGGCGATCTGTCTGGATACAGTAGCGGATCCCACGGATATGGTGGCGATTTGTCAAGCTACAGCAGCGGATCATATGGATATGGTGGTGATGCATCTGGATACAGCAGTGGCTTAAACGGAGGTCTATTAGGAGATTCAGGTTCTGTATCCTATGGATACCACTCAGTAG cTCCAGTAGTCCACAACGTCCACAGTACCCACGAAGTTCGCCGCATCACCCAAAAAGTTCCAGTACCAGTCCCTCAACCTTACCCTGTTACCGTTACCAAAACCGTCCAGGTACCACAACCAGTGCCTGTGGAAGTTCCAAAACCATACCCAGTACCTGTCAAGGTTCCAGTGCCATACGAAGTACCCAAACCATACGAAGTCAAAGTTCCCCAACCAGTGGCAGTCCCTGTTAAAGTGCACGTACCCGTGGAAGTACCAAAGCCATACCCAGTTCATATCACCAAAACCATCCCCGTTCCAGTTGAAAAGAAAATTTACATTAAG CAATTGGTACAAGTACCACATCCAGTACCACAACCCTACCCTGTGACAGTAACCAAGTATGAACAAGTAAAAGTACCTACTCCTGTTTACGTAAAAGAGCGAAAAGTAGTACACACTTATTCCAACTCATACCAAAACTTGCCTGAGAAGCACATCGTTCTCAAACCTCAAGTTTCTGCACAAGTTCCACAATATTCAAATGCTGGTTATGATGCTTCATCATATAGTAGCTCTCTTGGAAGTTATGGATCTGGATATGGATCTAATTATGGATCTAGTTATGGATCTGGTTATG gTTATGGAGGTCATGGCAGCTCAAGCTACAACTTAGGAAGCTATGGAGACAGCTATAATTCTGGTGTAAGCGGATTAGGATATAACAATTTGGGAGGTTCTAGCTCAAGCGGTTTAGGATATGGCAGTTATGGAG GTTCTAGCTCAAGCGGTTTAGGATATGGCAGTTATGGAGGTTCTAGCTCAAGCGGATTAGGATATGGCAGTTTGGGAGGTTCCAGTGGAAGCTACAGCAGTTGGGGAAGTTCCAGCTTAAGTGGTCTTGGTGGTTCCAGCGGTCACTTAGGAGGTCATGGAAGTTCTGGTCATGGACTTTATGGTCATGGATCACACTCCTACGGTTTGGGTGACTCAAGTTCACAGTACAGCCATAGCTACGGTCACAGCCAAGCCTTCGGTCATGGTGACGACTACAGTGGTCTTTTAAAATCATATGTTCCAAGCAAGTTAGGTGGTTATAATAACAAATGGTGA